From a region of the Candidatus Limnocylindrales bacterium genome:
- a CDS encoding glutathione S-transferase family protein gives MIRVRRFALLASAGLTRCSVNRTPRPLGELRSQLQDGRAAMNELTIWTYDWVPEGPRGFVRDLRLRWACEESGLRYSVRTIPFDGRETNHLAQQPFGQVPFLKDDEVEIFESGAGLLHLARKSEKLMPRDPAGEAQTVQWTIAALNSIEMVTVPWWFLKMCGDEKNHLTEWVRKRLDQLELVLSEREWLVAGRFTVADLLMADVLRVPDVRSFGDRPATEAYVARATDRASFQKARADQISEFEAADRTRAEESSP, from the coding sequence ATGATCCGCGTTCGCAGATTTGCATTGCTGGCAAGTGCCGGCTTAACGCGGTGCTCGGTAAACCGGACGCCGCGCCCCCTTGGGGAGTTGCGTTCTCAACTGCAGGATGGACGCGCTGCGATGAATGAGCTGACCATCTGGACATACGACTGGGTTCCCGAAGGCCCGCGTGGTTTCGTGCGTGACCTGCGGCTGAGGTGGGCGTGCGAGGAATCCGGTCTGCGCTACTCAGTCCGTACGATTCCGTTCGATGGCCGCGAGACCAATCATCTCGCGCAGCAGCCATTCGGCCAGGTGCCGTTCCTCAAGGACGACGAAGTCGAGATATTCGAGAGCGGCGCCGGCCTGCTGCATCTCGCCCGGAAAAGCGAAAAGCTGATGCCGCGCGATCCGGCCGGAGAAGCGCAAACCGTGCAATGGACGATTGCTGCGCTCAACTCGATCGAGATGGTCACCGTACCGTGGTGGTTTCTGAAGATGTGCGGTGACGAGAAGAATCATCTTACCGAATGGGTGCGCAAGCGCCTCGATCAGCTGGAACTGGTATTGAGCGAGCGCGAATGGCTCGTCGCCGGGCGCTTCACCGTCGCAGACCTGTTGATGGCCGATGTTTTGCGCGTTCCGGACGTCCGCTCGTTCGGAGATCGGCCCGCCACCGAAGCCTACGTGGCTCGCGCAACCGATCGCGCCTCATTCCAGAAGGCCAGGGCCGACCAGATCAGCGAGTTCGAAGCAGCCGATCGGACCAGAGCCGAAGAAAGCTCGCCCTGA
- a CDS encoding outer membrane beta-barrel protein, protein MKREIMSVMCASILLGATSMAFAGARGEPEEAEEMPTAVAPAPAVEAEEIPPPGYWYVGVAGLYGIENFHCDADDAWGYNVRGGRRFNRWAAAEVQFDHPVSEYDDADHIDGFGRLDGDVNAWDVTLNGRFYPIQGHFEPYAVIGAGYGEADLPHDQNHAFVARFGLGMDFPIVEHFGVTVGTDYLLGTGAMSKYDQILISAGIFFMF, encoded by the coding sequence GTGAAAAGAGAAATCATGTCCGTCATGTGTGCATCCATTCTGCTGGGTGCCACTTCCATGGCCTTTGCCGGAGCGCGGGGCGAACCGGAGGAAGCCGAAGAGATGCCGACCGCCGTTGCACCTGCGCCGGCCGTCGAAGCGGAGGAGATTCCTCCTCCCGGTTACTGGTACGTCGGTGTGGCCGGGCTGTACGGAATCGAGAACTTTCACTGCGATGCGGACGATGCGTGGGGCTACAACGTCCGCGGCGGACGCCGTTTCAATCGCTGGGCGGCAGCCGAAGTCCAGTTCGATCATCCGGTCAGCGAGTACGACGATGCCGACCATATCGACGGCTTCGGGCGGCTCGACGGCGACGTCAATGCCTGGGACGTCACGCTGAACGGCCGGTTCTACCCGATCCAAGGGCATTTCGAGCCGTACGCAGTCATCGGAGCGGGTTATGGGGAGGCGGATCTTCCCCACGATCAGAATCACGCTTTCGTTGCGAGATTCGGTCTCGGCATGGACTTTCCGATCGTCGAGCACTTCGGCGTCACTGTCGGCACCGACTATCTGCTCGGGACCGGGGCCATGTCCAAGTACGACCAGATCCTGATCAGCGCGGGCATATTCTTCATGTTCTGA